One Brassica oleracea var. oleracea cultivar TO1000 chromosome C7, BOL, whole genome shotgun sequence genomic window carries:
- the LOC106305159 gene encoding LOW QUALITY PROTEIN: putative polyol transporter 1 (The sequence of the model RefSeq protein was modified relative to this genomic sequence to represent the inferred CDS: deleted 1 base in 1 codon), with protein sequence MSSSGIEKGVVTAEAEAPRGNRSRFAFACAILASMTSIILGYDIGVMSGAAIFIKEDLKLSDVQLEILMGILNIYSLVGSGAAGRTSDWIGRRYTIVLAGAFFFCGALLMGFATNYPFIMVGRFVAGIGVGYAMMIAPVYTADVAPATSRGFLSSFPEIFINIGILLGYVSNYFFAKLPVHLGWRFMLGVGAIPSVCLAIGVLAMPESPRWLVLQGRLGDAFKVLDKTSNTKEEAISRLNDIKRAAGISEDMTDDVIVVPNRKSAGKGVWKDLLVRPTPAVRHILIACLGIHFAQQASGIDAVVLYSPTIFQKAGLKSKNDQLLATVAVGVVKTLFIVVGTCVVDRFGRRALLLTSMGGMFLSLTALGTSLTVIDRNPGHTLKWAIGLSVTTVMTFVAAFSIGAGPVTWVYCSEIFPVRLRAQGASLGVMLNRLMSGIIGMTFLSLSKGLTIGGAFLLFAGVAAAAWVFFFTFLPETRGIPLEEMESLFGSYTANKKKNVTEEGQEVVEKH encoded by the exons ATGAGTTCCTCTGGAATAGAGAAAGGTGTTGTCACTGCAGAAGCCGAGGCGCCGAGGGGGAATAGAAGCCGGTTTGCTTTTGCATGTGCAATCTTAGCCTCCATGACTTCAATCATCCTTGGTTACG ACATTGGAGTGATGAGTGGAGCTGCAATTTTTATAAAAGAAGATTTGAAACTGTCAGACGTACAGCTTGAGATCCTCATGGGAATTTTAAACATCTACTCCCTGGTAGGTTCAGGCGCCGCGGGGAGAACTTCTGATTGGATCGGGAGACGATACACCATAGTGTTGGCAGGAGCCTTCTTCTTTTGTGGTGCCCTTCTCATGGGGTTTGCC ACAAATTATCCTTTCATTATGGTTGGCCGATTTGTAGCTGGTATTGGCGTCGGTTATGCTATGATGATCGCACCGGTTTACACGGCTGACGTTGCTCCTGCTACTTCTCGTGGTTTTCTCAGCTCTTTCCCTGAG ATATTTATCAACATTGGTATACTTCTTGGGTACGTATCGAACTACTTTTTCGCCAAGCTTCCCGTGCATCTTGGGTGGAGATTCATGTTAGGTGTCGGAGCGATTCCCTCAGTGTGCCTAGCCATCGGAGTGTTGGCAATGCCCGAGTCTCCGAGATGGCTAGTCCTCCAGGGTCGCCTTGGGGATGCTTTTAAAGTCCTCGACAAAACCTCAAACACCAAAGAAGAAGCCATCTCTAGACTCAATGACATCAAACGGGCTGCCGGAATCTCCGAGGACATGACAGACGATGTTATAGTTGTTCCCAACAGGAAGAGTGCCGGAAAAGGCGTGTGGAAGGATCTTCTTGTCCGGCCAACCCCTGCTGTCCGACATATCCTAATAGCATGTCTCGGTATCCATTTCGCTCAGCAAGCCTCCGGAATTGATGCGGTCGTCCTTTACTCTCCGACCATCTTCCAAAAGGCTGGACTGAAATCCAAGAATGACCAGCTCTTGGCAACTGTCGCTGTTGGAGTTGTCAAAACACTCTTTATCGTTGTAGGGACTTGCGTGGTCGACCGGTTTGGACGCCGTGCCTTGTTGCTCACGAGTATGGGCGGAATGTTTCTTTCATTGACCGCGCTTGGGACTAGTCTTACAGTCATCGACAGAAACCCAGGACACACGCTCAAGTGGGCTATTGGGCTTAGCGTTACGACGGTAATGACGTTTGTAGCAGCATTCTCAATAGGTGCAGGACCAGTGACGTGGGTCTACTGCTCAGAGATATTCCCTGTGAGGCTAAGAGCTCAAGGGGCAAGTTTGGGAGTGATGTTGAATAGATTGATGAGTGGTATTATCGGAATGACATTCCTATCGCTTTCTAAAGGTCTAACCATCGGTGGTGCATTCCTTCTCTTTGCCGGAGTTGCTGCTGCTGCATGGGTCTTCTTCTTTACTTTCCTTCCAGAGACACGAGGTATACCTTTGGAAGAGATGGAGAGTCTTTTCGGGAGCTACACTGCAAACAAGAAGAAGAATGTTACAGAGGAAGGTCAAGAAGTGGTTGAGAAACACTGA